The genomic DNA GGTCCCGAGGAGTCGTCGTCCTCGTCGCCAGCGGCGGCGCCGTCGTCGTCCTGCTGCCGCTTGTCCTCCTGGGCGTCGTTCTTGCCGGAGCCGCCCTGGTCCTTGTCCTGCTTCGCGCCCTTGCCGTCCTGGGTACCCGCGCCCGCGCTCTGCCCGCCGTCGTTGCCGGACGTGCCCGAGCCGGAGTCGTCGCCGCCCAGCGCGACGGCGAGCACCGTGCCGAGGATCGCCAGCGCCACCACGGCGGCGATGATCGCCAGCGTGCGCCGGGGCAGCGCCGCCACCCGCGCCGCGAGCGACCCGGCGCCCGCCCGCGCCCTCGCCGCCGGCGGTGCCGCGCCCGTGGCCGTCGTACGGGCGGCGGGGCCCTCGGCGCCGTACGCACCGGCCCCCGGACCTCCGGTCCCGGCCGAGCCCGAACCGGCGGCAGCCGCGCCCGAAGTCCCGGCGGCGGCCGCCCCGGACCGCGGCGGCGCCGCGGGCCGATCGGGCGCACCGGTCCTGGCGTCGGGGCGCGGCGGCGCTGCCGGCGCGTCGGCCGGAGCCGCCGCCTCCGCCGCCGCCGCGGCGGAACCCGCACCGGCACCGGCGCCCAACGCGCCCGCGGCCGTACCGGCACGTCCCGCCGTACGCCTGCCCCCCTGCGCCCCCGAAGTCTGTCTGCGCGCCGCCTTCTTCCGCTCCGACTTCCGCCGCGCCGGCGCGTCCGCGCCCGCCGCACCGCCTGCCGCACCGCCCGCGTCCGGCACCACCGGCAGCGGCACCATCTTCGTCGGCGCCGTCGCCGAGGGCTCGCCCGGCGCGTCCTCCGGTGCGTCGACGACGGCGCGCAGCAACGCCCGCGCGCCCGCGTCGTCGAGCCGCTCGGCGGGATCCTTGCGCAGCAGCCCATAGATGGCGTCTTCCAGCGGACCGGCGTTCTTGGGCGGGTCGATGGGCTTCGTCATCACCGCGGTCAGGGTGGCGATGGCCGACCCCAGGTCGTACGGAGGATGCCCCTCCACCGCCGCGTACAGCAGCCCGCCGAGCGACCACAGGTCGGCCGGGGGACCCGGCTTCTGCCCGCGGGCGCGCTCGGGCGAGATGTACGACGGGGCGCCGACGAGCATGCCCGTCGTCGTGATGGACGGGTCGCCCTCGACCTGCGCGATGCCGAAGTCGCTGAGCACGACGCGGCCGTCGTCGGAGATGAGCACGTTCGACGGCTTCACGTCGCGGTGCAGGATGCCCTCGCGGTGGGCCGAGCGCAGCACGTCGAGCACGGCGAGGCCGACCTCGGCGGCGCGCCGCGGGGTCAGCGGGCCGTCGTCGCGGGTGAGGTCGGAGAGCGAGCGGCCCTCGATGAGCTCCATGACGATCCACGGGCGGTCGTCCTCGTCCACCACGTCGTAGACCGTGACCGCGCCGGTGTTCCTGATGCGGGCGATCGCCTTTGCCTCGCGGAGCGTTCGCGTGACGAGGCGGCGCTTCTCGTCCTCGTCCACACTGGTGGGCAGCCGCAGCTCCTTGACCGCGACCGCACGGCCCAGCACTTCGTCCCTGGCACGCCAGACGGTGCCCATGCCGCCACGGCCGAGCACCTCCCCGAGCCGATAGCGGCCCGCCAGCAGCCGACCCGTCGCGCCGTCCCCTTCGCGCCCCATCGATCCCCTCAGCGATTCACCCCGGCAGGACCTCCATTGTGTCTTATCGCACGGACACCCCTGAGCGCCGGGCGAGGATTGCCACGATCGGTCTACCGCCGTCCGCGGCCCGATCTGCGGCGTTGACGCCGCCCAAGTCCCCTGCCGCGTTTGCTTACATGCACCTACAACCGACATGCCGCCGCCGCGGCACCGGCCCCCCGCAGGACCCGCGGGAGCACCGGCGCGCGCACCCCCGCAGGGGCACGGTCACAGCGGCACGATCTCCGGCGCCCCCAGCCGCGCCGCGTCCGCCGTCTGGTCGTCCGGCTGCCGCTGCGACTCGCGCTCCGCCTCGACCCGCTTGTCGTAGTGCGCCACCTCGCGCTCGACCTGGTCGCCGTCCCAGCCGAGCACCGGCGCCATCAGCCCGGCGACCTCGGCGGCACACTGCGTACCGCGGTCGAAGGTCTCGATGGAGATCCGGGTGCGCCGCGTCAGCACGTCGTCGAGGTGGCGCGCGCCCTCGTGGGAGGCCGCGTACACGACCTCCGCGCGCAGATAGTCGTCCGCGCCCGTGAGCGGCAGGCCCAGCGACGGGTCCTGCTCGATCAGCTCCAGCACCTCCTCCGACAGCGACCCGTACCGGTTCAGCAGGTGCTCCACCCGCGCGACGTGCACCCCCGTACGCGCCGCCGTCCGCGCCCGCGCGTTCCACAGCGCCTGGTACCCCTCCGCGCCCAGCAGCCGCACGTCCTCCGTGACGCACGGCCCGACGCGCTGGTCGAGGCCGTGCACGGCCTCGTCGACGGCGTCCTGGGCCATCACGCGGTACGTCGTGTACTTCCCGCCCGCGACGACGACGAGCCCGGGCACCGGATGCGCCACGGTGTGCTCGCGCGACAGCTTGCTGGTCGCGTCGGACTCGCCGGCCAGCAGCGGCCGCAGGCCCGCGTACACGCCCTCCACGTCGTCTCTCGTCAGCGGCACCGCGAGCACCGCGTTGACGTGCTCCAGCAGGTAGTCGATGTCGGCGGAGGAGGCCGCCGGGTGGGCCTTGTCGAGGTCCCATTCGGTGTCCGTGGTGCCGATGATCCAGTGCCGGCCCCAGGGGATGACGAACAGCACGCTCTTCTCGGTGCGCAGGATGAGGCCGCTGGCGGAGTGGATGCGGTCCT from Streptomyces sp. CMB-StM0423 includes the following:
- a CDS encoding serine/threonine-protein kinase; the protein is MGREGDGATGRLLAGRYRLGEVLGRGGMGTVWRARDEVLGRAVAVKELRLPTSVDEDEKRRLVTRTLREAKAIARIRNTGAVTVYDVVDEDDRPWIVMELIEGRSLSDLTRDDGPLTPRRAAEVGLAVLDVLRSAHREGILHRDVKPSNVLISDDGRVVLSDFGIAQVEGDPSITTTGMLVGAPSYISPERARGQKPGPPADLWSLGGLLYAAVEGHPPYDLGSAIATLTAVMTKPIDPPKNAGPLEDAIYGLLRKDPAERLDDAGARALLRAVVDAPEDAPGEPSATAPTKMVPLPVVPDAGGAAGGAAGADAPARRKSERKKAARRQTSGAQGGRRTAGRAGTAAGALGAGAGAGSAAAAAEAAAPADAPAAPPRPDARTGAPDRPAAPPRSGAAAAGTSGAAAAGSGSAGTGGPGAGAYGAEGPAARTTATGAAPPAARARAGAGSLAARVAALPRRTLAIIAAVVALAILGTVLAVALGGDDSGSGTSGNDGGQSAGAGTQDGKGAKQDKDQGGSGKNDAQEDKRQQDDDGAAAGDEDDDSSGPGSGENEDEDEDNSGSGSGKDSAGVPDGYATLTEPEFKFSVALPDGWKRSSTSPNGGGAIFSGSSSYPRVQIDFTSQPNNTEGGALSNWQDIEGAVSSSSSGYRKISMKEIEWRGYPTVADWQFSRVQDGQRIRVLDRGFAVDDSHGYAIMISCPESEWNGAECRELRETAFGSFKPGD
- a CDS encoding glycerol-3-phosphate dehydrogenase/oxidase, with the protein product MKTAVLGPAERGAALAQMAERELDLLVVGAGVVGAGTALDAATRGLATGLVEARDWASGTSSRSSKLIHGGLRYLEMLDFALVREALKERGLLTERLAPHLVKPVPFLYPLKHRAWERAYAGSGVLLYDAMSVSREHGRGMPAHRHLSRSHALRVAPCLRKDALVGALQYYDAQVDDARYVATLVRTAAQYGAQAANRARVVGFLREGERVVGARVHDLEQGGEFEVRARQVVNATGVWTDETQAMVGERGQFHVRASKGIHLVVPKDRIHSASGLILRTEKSVLFVIPWGRHWIIGTTDTEWDLDKAHPAASSADIDYLLEHVNAVLAVPLTRDDVEGVYAGLRPLLAGESDATSKLSREHTVAHPVPGLVVVAGGKYTTYRVMAQDAVDEAVHGLDQRVGPCVTEDVRLLGAEGYQALWNARARTAARTGVHVARVEHLLNRYGSLSEEVLELIEQDPSLGLPLTGADDYLRAEVVYAASHEGARHLDDVLTRRTRISIETFDRGTQCAAEVAGLMAPVLGWDGDQVEREVAHYDKRVEAERESQRQPDDQTADAARLGAPEIVPL